The following proteins are co-located in the Hevea brasiliensis isolate MT/VB/25A 57/8 chromosome 11, ASM3005281v1, whole genome shotgun sequence genome:
- the LOC110631921 gene encoding uncharacterized protein LOC110631921, giving the protein MDSPKRIASQGPRLLPSSRRSGKRSSYSNSPEFEFWMVRNPSFPEPDLLSADELFVDGVLLPLHLIHLHSHHPETTDSQPDPKPPNAQPEAEPQISHNNIAAETNPLTASKRWKDIFKKTSTAKIQEDKNKDKEKEKEREKKREKKSQGGASSSAELNINIWPFSRSRSAGNSGARPRIFPGTRKVSSAPCSRSNSAGESKSRKWLSSPGRGTGVHLGRSSPVWQVRRGGGVTEAKSGYSEAVNRSGKKMTSKTRKEDGKVVNLNVPMCNGCTEPLNCRSSSSKSNVAGGGTGNLFSLRSLFTKKVY; this is encoded by the coding sequence ATGGACAGCCCCAAAAGAATAGCCAGCCAAGGACCCCGACTACTTCCCTCTTCACGCAGAAGCGGAAAAAGAAGCAGCTATTCCAACTCCCCCGAATTCGAGTTCTGGATGGTCCGAAATCCGTCCTTTCCAGAGCCTGATCTACTTTCCGCCGATGAACTCTTTGTTGATGGGGTCCTCCTTCCTCTCCACTTaatccacctccacagccaccacCCAGAGACAACAGATTCGCAACCAGACCCTAAACCGCCCAACGCACAGCCGGAGGCAGAACCCCAAATATCACATAACAACATAGCAGCAGAGACCAATCCTTTAACCGCTTCAAAGAGATGGAAAGATATCTTCAAAAAAACTTCAACAGCAAAGATCCAAGAAGATAAGAATAAAGATAAAGAGAAGGagaaggagagagaaaagaagagagagaaaaagagtcaAGGTGGAGCAAGTTCTTCAGCCGAGTTGAATATCAATATATGGCCATTTTCACGCAGTAGATCCGCAGGGAACAGTGGAGCCCGACCCAGAATATTTCCTGGAACCCGAAAGGTGAGCAGCGCACCTTGCTCGCGGAGTAATTCAGCGGGGGAGTCAAAGTCAAGAAAGTGGCTGAGTAGTCCGGGTAGGGGTACTGGAGTCCATCTGGGGAGGAGCAGCCCGGTTTGGCAGGTGCGGCGTGGAGGTGGAGTTACAGAAGCAAAGAGTGGTTACTCAGAGGCAGTGAATCGGAGCGGTAAAAAGATGACGAGTAAAACAAGAAAGGAAGATGGCAAAGTTGTAAATTTGAATGTGCCAATGTGTAATGGATGTACGGAGCCATTAAATTGTAGGAGCAGCAGCTCTAAATCTAATGTTGCAGGTGGTGGGACTGGTAATCTTTTCAGTTTACGCAGCCTCTTCACAAAAAAGGTGTACTGA